One window of Pseudalkalibacillus berkeleyi genomic DNA carries:
- the cysE gene encoding serine O-acetyltransferase, translating to MFKTLKEDIDVVFDQDPAARSYFEVILTYSGLHAIWAHRFAHLFWRKKLFFLARVISQISRFLTGIEIHPGAKVGRRCFIDHGMGVVIGETCEIGDNVTLFQGVTLGGTGKEKGKRHPTLEDYALVATGAKVLGSITIGRNSKVGAGSVVLQDVPQNSTVVGIPGKVVIQDGVKVKGNLDHQNLPDPVSDKFKHMENELERLKSEIDSLKRSGHN from the coding sequence ATGTTTAAAACTTTGAAAGAAGATATTGATGTTGTGTTTGACCAAGATCCAGCTGCACGAAGCTATTTTGAAGTCATTTTAACTTATTCAGGTCTACACGCGATATGGGCACATCGGTTTGCGCATTTATTCTGGCGGAAGAAGCTATTCTTCTTAGCTCGTGTCATTTCTCAAATTAGCCGTTTTCTAACCGGTATTGAAATTCACCCTGGTGCAAAGGTGGGACGACGTTGTTTCATTGATCATGGCATGGGAGTAGTGATTGGTGAAACGTGCGAAATTGGAGATAATGTGACCTTATTCCAAGGGGTAACCTTAGGAGGTACAGGTAAGGAGAAAGGGAAACGTCACCCTACTCTTGAGGATTATGCCTTAGTAGCAACCGGAGCCAAAGTATTAGGTTCGATTACGATAGGACGAAATTCAAAAGTCGGAGCAGGTTCAGTTGTTTTGCAAGATGTACCACAGAATTCCACAGTAGTTGGTATTCCTGGTAAAGTCGTCATTCAGGATGGGGTTAAAGTGAAGGGGAATCTTGATCACCAAAACTTACCCGACCCTGTTTCAGATAAATTCAAACATATGGAAAATGAGCTAGAGCGCTTGAAATCAGAAATCGACAGTTTGAAAAGGAG